From the Bacteriovorax sp. Seq25_V genome, one window contains:
- a CDS encoding glycosyltransferase family 39 protein, translating to MSKFINIFKKNYILIIGLIFTVIYSHFANNDLILDDKEFIFGSNGLIRSPSMWAFWDSTSGYTRSWPMSYSLLWLLSKVFLQNIYLYKVTNIILHFLNFLLLFKILKSFYSKAISSFAAIIFLIHPMQIESIFWVFQFKTIISITFLFLSLIYFLKYLDLKKKRFFIISILFFSLSLASKITAIFFPLLLIAFTYGKKRSLVSAMVTLPFLLISAYFGYKTIQGVNYSKAEISVINSDYKNQGHTSTAASDLFANQEAQKINFPKLEIQDERFIDNSISRIRIILFTTSFYFKKFLLFGKNSLLYKYNYIGTLEELYSVITFIFLMSSVFVLKLPFQKFVTVALIYLLSHLPVSGLAYVPYMKYSLVADHWAYLSIAPLSLLFSIFLYSLLAKYSIQKRTVMILSLVTLLITIGNSVNYIKIFTNKEALLEQSRTINTTEPALALEYLDYKNKKNIKISADEVTNLLNVASYTRDLHFLNNLEVITLNNGDFSNLEYIYFKKALLYLEQDEIDNFEIAYTKLEQLNSKNPNLSLLKLVKHKLGLHILNDSELEELFNN from the coding sequence ATGTCTAAATTTATAAATATTTTTAAGAAAAACTACATCCTTATTATCGGTTTAATTTTTACCGTAATCTATTCTCACTTCGCCAATAATGATCTCATTTTGGATGACAAAGAATTTATCTTCGGTAGTAACGGACTAATACGCTCGCCTTCTATGTGGGCTTTTTGGGACTCTACCAGTGGGTACACGAGATCATGGCCAATGAGTTACTCTCTACTGTGGCTCTTATCAAAAGTATTTTTACAAAATATATACCTCTACAAAGTCACGAATATTATTCTACATTTTTTGAATTTCCTTCTTCTTTTTAAGATTTTAAAAAGTTTTTATTCTAAGGCGATATCTTCTTTCGCTGCAATAATTTTCCTAATTCACCCGATGCAAATAGAGAGCATATTTTGGGTTTTTCAATTCAAAACGATAATTTCAATCACATTTCTTTTCTTGTCTTTAATTTATTTCTTGAAATATCTTGATTTAAAGAAAAAGAGATTTTTTATTATCAGTATATTATTTTTTTCTCTTTCTCTTGCATCTAAAATTACTGCAATATTCTTTCCTTTACTATTAATTGCTTTTACCTATGGAAAAAAGAGAAGCCTTGTCTCCGCAATGGTTACATTACCGTTCCTGCTTATATCTGCATACTTTGGATATAAAACAATTCAAGGTGTAAATTATAGCAAAGCAGAGATTAGTGTAATAAATAGTGATTACAAAAACCAAGGCCATACTTCTACAGCGGCGTCTGATTTATTTGCCAATCAAGAAGCTCAAAAGATTAATTTTCCCAAACTAGAAATCCAAGACGAGAGATTTATTGATAATTCTATTTCGAGAATAAGAATTATTTTGTTCACGACTTCATTTTATTTCAAAAAGTTCCTTCTTTTCGGTAAAAATTCCCTACTGTATAAATATAACTATATTGGAACACTAGAAGAACTCTACTCTGTAATAACCTTTATTTTCCTAATGTCATCAGTATTCGTGCTCAAACTACCTTTTCAAAAGTTTGTCACAGTTGCTTTAATATACCTCTTATCTCATCTCCCTGTATCTGGATTAGCGTATGTTCCATACATGAAGTATTCTCTAGTTGCTGATCACTGGGCCTATTTATCGATTGCACCACTCTCCTTGCTCTTCTCAATCTTTCTTTACTCACTTCTGGCCAAGTACTCCATACAGAAGAGAACTGTTATGATCTTATCATTAGTTACTTTATTAATAACAATAGGCAATAGTGTAAATTATATAAAAATATTCACCAACAAAGAGGCCTTACTAGAACAATCAAGGACCATTAACACTACTGAGCCGGCCCTAGCCTTGGAGTACTTAGATTATAAGAACAAAAAAAATATAAAGATATCAGCCGACGAAGTAACAAATCTTCTTAATGTAGCCAGCTACACGAGAGATCTTCATTTTTTAAATAATTTAGAAGTTATAACTCTTAACAATGGAGACTTCTCAAACTTGGAGTATATCTACTTCAAGAAAGCTTTACTATATTTAGAGCAGGATGAGATCGATAATTTTGAGATAGCTTACACAAAACTTGAACAACTCAACTCTAAAAATCCAAATCTATCCTTATTAAAGCTTGTTAAGCATAAATTAGGGTTACATATTTTGAATGATAGTGAACTTGAAGAGCTTTTTAACAACTAA